One window from the genome of Acinetobacter sp. ANC 7912 encodes:
- a CDS encoding NAD(P)H-dependent glycerol-3-phosphate dehydrogenase, which yields MSELKFSDLVEPVEIDRKTALRVTVLGGGSFGTAMANTAVRNGCDTMIWIRDEATAADINATHINKRYLPDFQLESALLAVSDLEKAVRDRDIILVAIPSHSFRDVIKQIKPYITSQAVISLTKGIEAKTFSFMSDIIREELPEVPYGVLSGPNLAKEIVAGQPAGTVIASKSELVRYAVQQALHSALFRVFASDDVNGVELGGALKNIYAVAMGMAAAYNVGENTRSMILTRALAEMSRFAVKLGANPLTFLGLSGVGDLFATCNSPLSRNYQVGYALGKGKTLEQATTELGQTAEGINTIVQVKARAEELDVYMPITCALYAVIFEGAPPMSIAVSLMKNGHRSDVEFVLPHQQV from the coding sequence ATGTCAGAATTAAAATTTTCAGATCTGGTCGAGCCAGTAGAAATTGACCGCAAAACAGCATTGCGTGTAACAGTACTCGGTGGTGGCAGTTTTGGTACCGCGATGGCCAATACTGCAGTGCGCAATGGCTGTGACACCATGATCTGGATCCGTGATGAAGCGACGGCAGCAGATATCAATGCGACGCATATCAACAAACGTTATTTGCCTGATTTCCAGCTGGAATCAGCATTATTAGCCGTTTCTGATCTAGAAAAAGCGGTACGTGACCGTGACATTATTCTGGTGGCGATTCCGAGTCATTCTTTCCGCGATGTGATCAAACAGATCAAGCCTTATATTACCTCACAGGCGGTTATTTCCTTAACTAAAGGTATTGAAGCAAAAACTTTCAGCTTTATGAGTGACATCATTCGCGAAGAATTGCCAGAAGTGCCGTATGGTGTGCTATCTGGTCCAAACCTGGCGAAAGAAATTGTCGCAGGTCAACCAGCGGGTACGGTCATTGCCAGTAAATCCGAGTTGGTACGTTATGCGGTACAGCAAGCATTGCATAGTGCTTTGTTCCGCGTCTTTGCCAGTGATGATGTTAATGGTGTCGAGCTAGGTGGTGCGCTAAAAAATATCTATGCTGTGGCGATGGGTATGGCTGCTGCCTATAACGTCGGTGAAAACACCAGGAGTATGATCCTGACCCGTGCGCTGGCAGAAATGAGCCGTTTTGCGGTGAAGCTTGGCGCTAACCCGTTAACGTTCTTAGGATTGTCTGGGGTGGGCGATTTATTTGCAACCTGTAACAGCCCACTAAGCCGTAATTATCAGGTCGGTTATGCACTGGGTAAAGGCAAAACTTTAGAACAAGCGACAACTGAGCTCGGTCAGACCGCGGAAGGGATCAACACTATTGTGCAGGTCAAGGCACGTGCGGAAGAGCTGGATGTGTATATGCCAATTACCTGTGCTCTGTACGCAGTGATCTTTGAAGGCGCACCACCAATGAGTATTGCCGTGTCCTTGATGAAGAACGGTCATCGCAGTGATGTGGAATTTGTCTTGCCACATCAGCAAGTCTGA
- a CDS encoding cold-shock protein — protein MTAAREQGVVKWFNDTKGFGFIQRNGGDDVFVHFRAILGEGHRSLRDGQRVEFSVVKGQKGFQAEEVQTLD, from the coding sequence ATGACAGCTGCTCGCGAACAAGGCGTAGTTAAGTGGTTCAACGACACTAAAGGTTTTGGTTTTATTCAACGTAATGGCGGTGACGACGTATTTGTTCACTTCCGTGCAATTCTTGGCGAAGGCCACCGTTCACTACGTGACGGCCAACGTGTTGAATTCAGCGTTGTAAAAGGCCAAAAAGGCTTCCAAGCTGAAGAAGTGCAGACACTTGACTAA
- a CDS encoding DUF423 domain-containing protein, with protein sequence MWIAISAINLALAVMLGAFGAHGLKARATEAQLAWWQTATDYFFYHALGLLLLGIMAKVIPELPFKPSFVLIQLGILFFSGSLYMMALGLPRGLGAITPIGGALMIAGWLVLAWNAFKHIK encoded by the coding sequence ATGTGGATTGCGATTTCAGCGATTAACCTGGCACTTGCCGTAATGCTGGGCGCTTTTGGCGCACATGGTTTAAAAGCCCGTGCCACTGAAGCTCAACTGGCCTGGTGGCAGACTGCGACCGATTACTTTTTCTATCATGCTCTAGGTTTATTACTGTTGGGGATTATGGCAAAAGTCATTCCAGAATTGCCATTCAAGCCAAGCTTTGTCCTGATTCAGTTGGGCATTCTATTCTTTAGTGGCTCACTGTATATGATGGCACTAGGCCTACCGCGTGGTTTAGGGGCAATCACCCCGATCGGTGGAGCACTGATGATTGCAGGCTGGCTGGTGCTGGCATGGAACGCATTCAAACACATCAAATAA
- the gspM gene encoding type II secretion system protein GspM — translation MSMIENIQTRMDQQIERISDYLDSLSARERYMVIFATIFVLVAAVGSALFYMHQAAETQQKRLNTLKDTIVWMQSNAASMKPAGDLQLDAAEKVQRAAQQQGLSVSSQQQDDKILLNVSHENYAVLANFLTQLAQSGLSVEKMELISDAGQIKLTATVM, via the coding sequence ATGAGCATGATTGAAAATATTCAGACCCGAATGGATCAGCAGATTGAGCGCATCAGTGACTATCTGGATAGTCTGAGTGCGCGCGAACGCTATATGGTGATTTTTGCGACCATTTTTGTGTTGGTGGCAGCTGTCGGTTCAGCCCTGTTCTATATGCACCAAGCAGCAGAGACCCAGCAAAAACGCCTGAATACTTTAAAAGACACGATTGTCTGGATGCAGAGCAATGCAGCCAGCATGAAACCGGCTGGTGATCTGCAACTGGATGCTGCCGAGAAAGTTCAGCGGGCAGCACAGCAGCAGGGATTGTCAGTTTCATCGCAGCAGCAGGACGATAAAATATTACTAAATGTGAGTCATGAGAATTATGCAGTGTTGGCAAATTTCCTGACCCAGCTGGCGCAGAGTGGCTTAAGTGTTGAAAAAATGGAACTTATCAGCGATGCCGGGCAGATTAAACTAACAGCGACTGTCATGTAA
- a CDS encoding CvpA family protein: protein MTAIDIFLLIILLIGGLNGLRQGLIKAFANLAGWIFALIVAAKYSTLLAPSMVSLSTDPVVQKIAAFAFIVLMIVVLTWIVTYLLNRILKTLKLGPLNRLAGGVFGSLKGLLIILITMQGIGPWVESSPHWKQSKMVQTFLPYAPWATQLSKDATNGALQHIKSEDSSQSSDASAGHPVKGKSSAESTNNPFY, encoded by the coding sequence ATGACCGCCATTGACATCTTTTTACTGATCATCTTGCTCATTGGAGGGCTAAACGGTTTGCGTCAAGGATTGATTAAAGCCTTTGCGAACTTAGCGGGATGGATTTTTGCACTGATTGTTGCTGCGAAATATTCGACGCTACTTGCGCCCTCCATGGTCTCTCTCAGTACAGATCCAGTAGTACAGAAGATTGCAGCATTTGCTTTCATCGTCCTGATGATTGTGGTGCTGACCTGGATTGTGACCTATTTGCTCAACCGTATCTTAAAGACCCTGAAACTGGGGCCTTTAAACCGTCTGGCCGGTGGTGTCTTTGGTAGTCTGAAAGGCCTGTTGATCATTTTGATTACCATGCAGGGCATTGGTCCATGGGTAGAAAGTTCGCCGCACTGGAAACAGTCGAAAATGGTTCAGACTTTTCTGCCGTATGCGCCGTGGGCGACTCAGTTGTCCAAGGATGCTACAAACGGAGCCTTACAACATATCAAGTCTGAAGATTCAAGCCAGTCTTCAGATGCATCAGCTGGGCATCCTGTCAAAGGAAAGTCCTCGGCTGAATCTACAAATAATCCTTTTTATTAA
- a CDS encoding sulfurtransferase TusA family protein, with translation MSDTAGQIRTIYAMGKPCPMPLLMLKRALKSYPGETFLLKSSDPHSQVDVSRYCEIHQLKYELKQISDVEFHYLIES, from the coding sequence ATGAGTGATACTGCAGGTCAGATTCGCACCATTTATGCTATGGGCAAACCCTGTCCAATGCCATTACTGATGTTAAAGCGAGCACTGAAAAGTTACCCGGGTGAAACCTTTCTGTTGAAGTCATCCGATCCGCATAGTCAGGTCGATGTTTCGCGTTACTGCGAGATTCACCAACTGAAGTATGAATTGAAACAAATTTCCGACGTGGAGTTTCACTACTTAATTGAATCCTAA
- a CDS encoding glutathione binding-like protein, whose product MKLYYAPGACSLAAHIILNEINVDFDLERVDLKTHKTEKGEDYYEINPKGYVPALEINPGLMLTENVAILPFLAQHDPKQDLIPPSGMGRAKVLEWLGYLNSELHDAYAVFFGAPLDEEAKKKGYAEIDRLLSYIDKQIGESDNDYLVDDNFGPADAYLFVLTNWSNHIGHDLSPYKNIIALRNKVAERQSVQIAMRDEGLIP is encoded by the coding sequence ATGAAGCTTTACTATGCACCTGGTGCATGCTCGTTGGCAGCACATATTATTTTAAATGAAATTAATGTCGATTTTGATTTGGAACGTGTTGATTTAAAAACACATAAAACTGAGAAAGGCGAGGATTATTACGAAATCAATCCGAAGGGTTATGTACCTGCATTAGAAATTAACCCGGGGCTGATGCTGACCGAAAACGTCGCAATCCTGCCATTCTTGGCGCAACACGATCCAAAACAAGATCTGATTCCGCCATCAGGTATGGGACGTGCCAAAGTACTGGAATGGCTGGGGTACCTGAACTCGGAATTGCATGATGCTTATGCGGTTTTCTTCGGTGCACCATTAGATGAAGAAGCCAAGAAAAAAGGCTATGCAGAGATTGACCGTCTGTTAAGTTATATCGATAAACAGATTGGTGAGTCAGACAATGATTATCTGGTCGATGACAACTTTGGTCCGGCAGATGCCTACCTGTTTGTACTGACCAACTGGTCGAACCATATCGGTCATGACTTAAGCCCATACAAGAATATTATTGCACTGCGTAATAAAGTGGCTGAACGTCAGTCTGTACAGATCGCGATGCGTGATGAAGGTCTGATTCCTTAA
- a CDS encoding nitroreductase family protein, giving the protein MTESAIEIVHQNIHQRQSIGHLVAPAPNAEQLEKAFQAALTAPDHHRLKPTEFLIIPEDQREAFGELLSQALIDLGQTEAAQIERVKNHPFRAPLLVVALTRLKEHPKVPHFEQILSSGAAIQNFLLSLQAQGFSTMWRSGAVVESQYFKKALGISGDDLVSGIIYIGTAAKSIAPRAEIHTAEFVSPWNPSH; this is encoded by the coding sequence ATGACCGAATCAGCGATCGAAATCGTTCATCAAAATATTCATCAACGTCAATCTATTGGTCACCTGGTGGCACCAGCACCAAATGCAGAACAGCTGGAAAAAGCCTTTCAAGCCGCACTTACCGCTCCCGATCATCACCGTTTAAAACCTACGGAATTTTTAATTATTCCAGAAGATCAGCGCGAAGCTTTTGGTGAATTGCTATCTCAAGCATTAATCGATTTAGGTCAGACGGAGGCGGCACAAATCGAACGCGTCAAAAACCATCCTTTTCGTGCGCCTTTACTAGTGGTCGCTTTGACTCGTCTGAAAGAGCATCCAAAAGTACCGCATTTTGAACAGATTTTGAGTTCTGGTGCGGCGATCCAGAATTTCCTGTTGTCGTTACAAGCGCAAGGTTTTTCGACCATGTGGCGTAGTGGGGCAGTCGTAGAATCACAATACTTCAAAAAAGCCTTAGGCATTTCCGGGGATGATCTGGTTTCAGGCATCATTTATATTGGTACAGCCGCGAAAAGTATTGCGCCACGTGCAGAAATTCATACAGCAGAATTTGTCAGCCCGTGGAATCCATCCCACTAA
- the rpoH gene encoding RNA polymerase sigma factor RpoH, whose translation MSDSSNQLMPLSLSAPGVNLGAYISTVNQIPILTAEQEKELADRYFYDQDLDAAKMLVMSHLRFVVHIARSYAGYGLPQGDLIQEGNLGLMKAVKRFDPNMGVRLVSFAVHWIKAEIHEYVIRNWRIVKIATTKAQRKLFFNLRSLKKSSKKLTLEEAQSIANDLNVTPEQVLEMEGRLTAYDAAFEASGDDDDEGSGHVAPALYLEDNRYDPARLIENEDYEEQSTAALHDAMEQLDDRSRNILQRRWLDDEKSTLHELAAEYNVSAERIRQLEKNAMEKIKIAMSSN comes from the coding sequence ATGAGTGACAGCAGCAATCAATTGATGCCCCTGTCATTATCGGCGCCAGGTGTCAATCTCGGTGCTTATATTAGTACTGTCAATCAGATTCCTATTTTAACTGCCGAACAAGAAAAAGAGTTGGCAGACCGATATTTCTATGACCAGGACCTGGACGCAGCAAAAATGCTGGTGATGTCCCACCTGCGTTTTGTTGTACATATTGCACGTAGTTATGCAGGTTATGGCCTGCCTCAAGGTGACCTGATTCAGGAAGGCAACCTTGGTTTAATGAAAGCGGTAAAACGCTTTGACCCGAATATGGGTGTCCGTCTGGTTTCCTTTGCCGTGCACTGGATTAAGGCGGAAATCCACGAATATGTGATTCGTAACTGGCGTATTGTTAAAATTGCGACCACCAAAGCACAGCGTAAACTGTTCTTTAACTTACGTAGCCTGAAAAAATCTTCTAAAAAGCTCACTCTTGAAGAAGCGCAATCGATTGCCAATGACCTGAATGTGACTCCTGAACAGGTGCTGGAAATGGAAGGCCGTCTGACGGCTTATGATGCAGCATTCGAAGCTTCCGGTGATGATGACGATGAAGGTTCAGGTCATGTCGCTCCAGCTTTGTATCTGGAAGATAACCGTTATGATCCGGCACGTCTGATTGAAAATGAAGACTATGAGGAACAAAGTACCGCTGCCCTGCATGATGCGATGGAACAGCTGGACGACCGTTCACGCAACATCCTGCAACGTCGCTGGTTAGATGATGAGAAATCTACCCTGCATGAACTGGCTGCTGAATATAATGTTTCCGCTGAACGGATTCGTCAGCTGGAAAAGAATGCCATGGAAAAAATTAAAATCGCCATGTCTTCCAACTAA
- the rhlB gene encoding ATP-dependent RNA helicase RhlB, protein MSSGFETLNLHPNLKKAIDALGFTSMTPIQQKVLKFTLAGHDAIGRAQTGTGKTAAFLISVINDLLNNPVKEQRYRGEPRALILAPTRELALQIESDALELTKYTDLSVVTLVGGVDFDKQKAQLDKAPVDIMVATPGRLIDFVEQKEVWLDLIEFLVIDEADRLLDMGFIPSVKRIVRFSPRKEQRQTLMFSATFSYDVLNLAQQWLFEPVTVEIEPEKKTNADVEQRVYMVAKADKYKLLQDILRDEPIEKVMIFANRRDQVRKLYDHLKKDGYKVVMLSGEIAQDKRLKMLDQFKNGKHNIMIATDVAGRGIHVDGVSHVVNFTLPEQSDDYVHRIGRTGRAGTRGVSISFLSEDDAFYLPEIEKAIGQKLPLTRLEGYC, encoded by the coding sequence ATGTCTTCTGGTTTTGAGACCTTAAATTTACATCCCAATCTAAAAAAAGCGATTGATGCCTTGGGCTTTACCAGCATGACGCCCATCCAGCAGAAGGTTCTGAAGTTCACACTTGCAGGACATGATGCTATTGGCCGTGCTCAAACAGGTACAGGTAAAACTGCAGCTTTCCTGATCAGTGTGATTAACGACCTGCTCAATAATCCGGTGAAAGAACAGCGCTATCGTGGTGAGCCACGTGCCCTGATTCTGGCGCCGACCCGTGAGCTGGCACTTCAAATCGAAAGTGATGCGCTGGAGTTGACCAAATACACCGACTTAAGTGTGGTAACGCTGGTGGGTGGTGTAGATTTCGATAAACAGAAAGCGCAACTGGATAAAGCGCCGGTCGATATTATGGTGGCAACTCCAGGTCGACTGATTGACTTTGTCGAACAGAAAGAAGTCTGGCTTGATCTGATCGAATTCCTGGTGATTGATGAAGCTGACCGTTTGCTGGATATGGGCTTTATCCCATCAGTAAAACGTATCGTGCGTTTCTCGCCACGCAAAGAACAGCGTCAAACCTTGATGTTCTCGGCAACCTTTAGCTATGACGTACTAAATCTGGCACAACAATGGCTGTTTGAACCGGTAACTGTTGAAATCGAGCCGGAAAAGAAAACCAATGCCGATGTAGAACAGCGCGTTTATATGGTTGCGAAAGCCGACAAATACAAACTGCTTCAGGATATCCTGCGTGATGAACCGATCGAGAAAGTGATGATCTTCGCCAATCGTCGTGATCAGGTGCGTAAGTTGTATGACCACCTGAAAAAAGATGGTTATAAAGTCGTAATGCTGTCTGGTGAAATCGCCCAAGACAAGCGTTTAAAAATGCTAGATCAGTTTAAGAATGGCAAGCACAACATCATGATCGCAACCGATGTTGCGGGTCGTGGTATTCATGTCGACGGTGTATCACATGTGGTGAACTTTACTCTGCCAGAACAATCCGATGACTATGTACACCGTATTGGCCGTACCGGTCGTGCCGGAACCCGTGGTGTGAGTATCAGCTTCTTGTCCGAAGATGATGCGTTCTATCTGCCAGAAATTGAAAAAGCGATTGGTCAGAAATTACCACTGACCCGACTGGAAGGTTATTGCTAA
- a CDS encoding phosphoglycerate mutase family protein, which produces MQLTLVRHGEAAAPVNGNDTKRSLTERGHLQAEQTAQYLKDVIKPEVFVVSPLLRAQETLSHLQAYFNDVPVVICNTIKPDDDAKVAVEWLSHLPYESIVVVCHMNVVAHIASILTEENFHPFHLAEARIYDQAVIAAGLSIQQKSFIPTV; this is translated from the coding sequence ATGCAACTGACACTGGTACGTCATGGCGAAGCAGCTGCACCAGTCAATGGCAATGATACAAAGCGTTCATTGACTGAGCGCGGGCATTTGCAGGCAGAGCAGACAGCGCAATATTTAAAGGATGTGATCAAGCCGGAAGTGTTTGTGGTGAGTCCGTTGCTGCGTGCTCAGGAAACACTATCACATCTGCAGGCTTATTTTAATGATGTACCAGTAGTCATCTGTAATACCATTAAACCGGATGATGATGCCAAGGTTGCAGTGGAATGGCTGTCACATCTACCGTATGAGTCGATTGTGGTGGTGTGTCATATGAATGTGGTGGCGCACATTGCTTCAATTTTGACCGAAGAAAACTTCCATCCTTTTCATTTGGCAGAAGCTCGGATTTATGATCAGGCTGTGATTGCGGCAGGTTTATCGATCCAGCAAAAAAGCTTTATTCCAACAGTATAA
- the thiS gene encoding sulfur carrier protein ThiS, whose product MNIYINGEQQQTDCKTLMDLIQSLALEGKRYAVEVNEMIIPKSRLAETPICEADKIEIIHAVGGG is encoded by the coding sequence ATGAACATTTATATCAATGGCGAACAACAACAGACCGACTGCAAGACCTTGATGGATCTGATCCAGAGTCTGGCACTTGAGGGTAAGCGCTATGCCGTTGAAGTCAACGAAATGATCATCCCTAAAAGCAGACTGGCTGAAACGCCGATCTGCGAAGCAGACAAAATAGAAATCATTCACGCTGTCGGTGGCGGCTAA
- a CDS encoding quinone-dependent dihydroorotate dehydrogenase has translation MLYSLARPLLFSLAPERAHELTLSLLKSSHAMGMMRQNVASKPVTCMGIEFPNPVGLAAGLDKNGAYIDALASQGFGFIEIGTVTPHPQPGNPQPRLFRLPQAKAIINRMGFNNDGVDQLIENVKAAKFKGVLGINIGKNATTPVENAADDYLICLEKVYNYASYITVNISSPNTKNLRSLQSGDALTQLLETLKNRQLELAQENQHYVPLVLKVAPDLEAEDIAFIAQQLMQYKIDGLIVTNTTLSREGVEGLEHAEEAGGLSGAPVFEKSTACLKAFADILQGQIPLIGVGGILSGADAAAKKQAGATLVQVYSGLIYTGPKLVKDCIDAF, from the coding sequence ATGTTGTATTCTCTAGCCCGCCCTTTGTTGTTTTCTTTAGCACCAGAGCGTGCACATGAGCTGACACTATCACTGTTGAAATCTTCCCATGCCATGGGGATGATGCGTCAAAATGTTGCTTCTAAACCAGTGACCTGTATGGGAATTGAATTCCCGAATCCGGTTGGTTTGGCAGCAGGTTTGGACAAAAATGGTGCCTATATTGATGCCCTTGCCAGTCAGGGTTTTGGTTTTATTGAAATTGGTACCGTGACTCCGCATCCTCAACCTGGCAATCCACAACCGCGTTTATTTCGTCTGCCTCAGGCTAAAGCCATTATTAACCGTATGGGTTTCAATAATGATGGTGTGGATCAATTGATTGAAAACGTCAAAGCGGCAAAATTCAAAGGTGTTCTTGGGATTAATATCGGCAAAAATGCGACGACTCCCGTTGAAAATGCCGCTGACGACTATTTGATCTGTCTGGAAAAGGTTTATAATTACGCTTCCTATATTACTGTTAATATTTCCTCTCCCAACACAAAAAACCTGCGTAGCTTGCAAAGTGGTGATGCGCTCACCCAGTTGCTGGAAACGCTCAAAAACCGTCAGCTTGAGCTTGCTCAAGAAAACCAGCATTATGTACCTCTGGTACTTAAAGTTGCGCCAGACCTAGAAGCTGAAGATATTGCATTCATTGCCCAGCAATTAATGCAATATAAAATTGACGGTCTGATTGTGACCAATACAACCTTGTCCCGTGAAGGTGTAGAAGGTCTGGAACACGCTGAAGAAGCTGGCGGTCTGTCTGGTGCGCCAGTATTTGAGAAAAGTACAGCTTGCTTGAAAGCGTTTGCAGACATTCTGCAAGGGCAGATTCCATTGATTGGTGTGGGTGGTATTCTTTCCGGTGCCGATGCTGCTGCCAAAAAGCAGGCGGGTGCTACCCTTGTACAAGTCTATTCTGGCCTCATATATACAGGGCCGAAGCTTGTTAAAGACTGCATTGACGCATTCTGA
- the gspL gene encoding type II secretion system protein GspL gives MLYLWMPEANGVWQWSDGEFWKSSATLEQLIQDIQGHHGEEATVFFPSRHVQILQQTMPKAQYKKMGQDAIKYLLEEYIILPVDAMKVLHYFQQPDQLTVLGIANSAVETMQHALHLLPVKVTALLPDFLVLPIPAENQRMIANIGDQLLVREAEYVGHSVDDLSLYLDYQPKDVSYQVSGLSNDQLRSLESVATHDQIKSFQYSIPKLKKPKAHPFNVLPKAKSGAPVSSYWKACAAVFLGILALQFSYDAVRWYQYKKIANQTAAQAVDQFKYWFGQNFPVTEQNIKSQFEGQLRLNQSANTQSFDLISRIGPVLMQNQMVAQRVNYESSTLSMELQAQSPDAFSTLTRQLAQQGMKVELGNVQANAAGAVGSVRIQ, from the coding sequence ATGTTGTATTTATGGATGCCAGAAGCCAATGGGGTTTGGCAATGGTCAGATGGGGAATTCTGGAAAAGTTCCGCGACGCTGGAACAACTGATTCAGGATATCCAGGGGCATCATGGTGAAGAAGCGACAGTTTTCTTCCCGAGCCGTCATGTGCAGATTTTGCAGCAGACAATGCCTAAAGCCCAGTACAAGAAAATGGGGCAGGACGCGATCAAGTATCTGTTGGAGGAATATATCATTCTACCAGTTGATGCGATGAAAGTACTGCATTATTTCCAGCAGCCAGATCAATTGACCGTTCTCGGGATTGCTAATTCTGCGGTTGAAACCATGCAGCATGCATTGCATCTGTTACCGGTCAAAGTCACTGCCTTATTGCCAGATTTTCTGGTCTTACCTATTCCTGCTGAAAACCAACGTATGATCGCAAACATTGGCGACCAGTTGCTGGTGCGCGAGGCGGAATATGTGGGGCATTCGGTTGATGACCTGAGTCTGTATCTGGATTATCAGCCGAAGGATGTTAGCTATCAGGTCAGTGGCCTGAGCAATGACCAGTTGCGTAGTCTGGAATCAGTCGCGACGCATGATCAGATTAAATCTTTTCAATACAGTATCCCTAAGCTGAAAAAGCCGAAAGCACATCCCTTTAATGTCTTGCCTAAAGCAAAATCTGGGGCTCCAGTCTCTAGTTATTGGAAAGCCTGTGCAGCCGTATTCCTGGGTATTTTGGCACTGCAGTTTAGTTATGATGCAGTACGCTGGTATCAATACAAGAAAATTGCCAACCAGACTGCGGCACAAGCCGTAGATCAGTTTAAATACTGGTTCGGCCAGAATTTCCCGGTGACGGAACAGAATATCAAAAGTCAGTTTGAAGGGCAGTTGCGCCTGAATCAGTCTGCCAATACCCAGTCTTTTGACCTGATCAGCCGGATTGGACCAGTGCTGATGCAGAACCAGATGGTGGCACAGCGTGTAAATTATGAATCTTCTACTTTAAGCATGGAGCTACAAGCTCAATCACCGGATGCATTTAGTACCTTGACGCGTCAGCTGGCACAACAGGGCATGAAAGTGGAATTAGGAAATGTTCAGGCCAATGCTGCAGGTGCAGTCGGATCGGTGAGAATACAATAA
- a CDS encoding thiazole synthase, with protein MQDLLQIGSRQFQSRLLVGTGKYKDLQETEQAIQASGAEIVTVAIRRVNIGQHPDQPNLLSVIPPEKYTILPNTAGCFDANSAVRTCMLARELLDGHNLVKLEVLGDEKTLYPNITETLKAARTLIDDGFEIMVYTSDDPIVAQELESMGCVAIMPLGSLIGSGLGILNPHTISIIKENAKVPVLVDAGVGTASDAAIAMELGCDGVLMNTAIAAAQNPVLMASAMRKAVEAGREAFLAGRMPRKRMANASSPETGYFFK; from the coding sequence ATGCAAGATTTACTACAAATTGGTTCACGCCAATTCCAGTCACGTCTGTTAGTTGGTACAGGCAAATACAAAGACCTTCAGGAAACCGAACAGGCCATTCAAGCCAGTGGTGCTGAAATCGTCACAGTGGCGATTCGCCGGGTCAATATCGGTCAGCATCCGGATCAGCCGAATCTGCTTTCCGTGATTCCACCAGAGAAATACACCATTCTGCCAAATACCGCGGGCTGCTTTGATGCCAACAGTGCGGTGCGTACCTGCATGCTAGCACGTGAACTGCTCGATGGTCATAATCTGGTGAAACTGGAAGTATTGGGGGATGAAAAGACTTTATATCCAAACATCACCGAAACTTTGAAAGCGGCCCGCACTCTGATTGATGATGGCTTTGAGATCATGGTCTACACCTCGGATGACCCGATTGTGGCGCAGGAACTAGAAAGCATGGGTTGTGTGGCGATTATGCCTTTGGGCAGCCTAATCGGTTCAGGCTTAGGGATTCTGAATCCGCATACCATTTCCATTATTAAAGAAAATGCCAAAGTTCCAGTCTTGGTCGATGCCGGTGTCGGAACTGCCAGTGATGCAGCCATTGCCATGGAACTGGGTTGCGACGGCGTACTGATGAACACAGCCATTGCTGCTGCACAGAATCCGGTACTCATGGCCTCTGCCATGCGTAAAGCGGTTGAAGCAGGTCGTGAAGCTTTCCTTGCGGGTCGTATGCCACGTAAGCGTATGGCCAATGCCAGCTCGCCAGAAACCGGTTATTTCTTTAAATAA